TGCGGCGCAATATCGTTGGCATCTAATACCACTTCGACATCAAACACAGCATCTGCGTCAGATTTAAGCTCAGACCATGCTGCAACAGCTTGTTCCCACATTGCATCTTTAGGCGCAAATTCACGACCTTTAAGATAGTTAAATGTGGTTTCATCAGGCGCAACCATGCCAGCTTTAGCGCCCATTTCAATGGCCATATTACATAGGGTCATGCGACCTTCCATGGTTAATGCTTCAATGGCTTCACCACAAAACTCAACCACGTATCCTGTACCACCATCCATGCCGAGCTTACCGATAATCGCTAACACGATATCTTTAGCCGTCACGCCATCGGTTACTTTGCCACGCACTTCAACTTTCATATTCTTGGCTTTTAACTGACGTAGTGTCTGGGTTGCTAACACATGCTCAACTTCTGATGTGCCAATACCAAATGCTAACGCGCCAAATGCGCCATGGGTCGCGGTGTGAGAATCACCACACACAATCACAGTACCGGGTAAGGTAATCCCCAGCTCTGGCCCCATTACATGAACAATGCCTTGGTTAGGATGATGAATGTCATACAAGCGCACGCCAAACTCTTTACAATTCTGTGCCAGTGTTTCAACTTGAGTACGCGCCATTGGGCTTAACGCATCTAAACTGGCGCTGCGCGTTGAGGTATTGTGGTCCATTGTGGCAAAGGTTTTTTGTGGCGCGCGGAGTTTACGCCCAGCCACTTTTAAACCGCTAAATGCTTGTGGTGATGTGACTTCATGGACTAAATGACGATCAACATACACAACTGGCGCTTCACCT
The nucleotide sequence above comes from Shewanella sp. Arc9-LZ. Encoded proteins:
- the leuC gene encoding 3-isopropylmalate dehydratase large subunit, whose product is MAQVTGKTLYEKVWDSHIVASPEGEAPVVYVDRHLVHEVTSPQAFSGLKVAGRKLRAPQKTFATMDHNTSTRSASLDALSPMARTQVETLAQNCKEFGVRLYDIHHPNQGIVHVMGPELGITLPGTVIVCGDSHTATHGAFGALAFGIGTSEVEHVLATQTLRQLKAKNMKVEVRGKVTDGVTAKDIVLAIIGKLGMDGGTGYVVEFCGEAIEALTMEGRMTLCNMAIEMGAKAGMVAPDETTFNYLKGREFAPKDAMWEQAVAAWSELKSDADAVFDVEVVLDANDIAPQLTWGTNPGQVVAIDGVVPNPETETNSTNRTSMIKALEYIGLTPGTKMTDISINKVFIGSCTNSRIEDLRSAAVHAKNRKVAEGVVAIVVPGSGQVKLQAEAEGLDKIFIEAGFEWRLPGCSMCLAMNDDRLEAGDRCASTSNRNFEGRQGRGSRTHLVSPAMAAAAAVAGHFVDIRKPY